A stretch of the Thermus thermophilus genome encodes the following:
- a CDS encoding glycerol-3-phosphate acyltransferase has protein sequence MAAAVLAGYLMGSLPFAFWFAALQGKGWSGREPLWRLGPVPAGLVLLLDFAKGVFAVALGEFLARDYTGGLAAGAAAAFAHALSPWLGLRRAGSLLAPLGVLFAVDPRLLLLAGLPAGVLLLAGRQAYPALLAFALALPLAALLLGGGQAHLLFALALSLALLWPPR, from the coding sequence ATGGCCGCCGCGGTCCTTGCGGGCTACCTCATGGGAAGCCTTCCCTTCGCCTTCTGGTTCGCCGCCCTCCAGGGCAAAGGGTGGTCGGGGAGGGAGCCGCTTTGGCGCCTCGGCCCCGTCCCCGCGGGCCTCGTCCTCCTCCTGGACTTCGCCAAGGGGGTCTTCGCCGTGGCCCTGGGGGAGTTTCTGGCCCGGGACTACACCGGGGGCCTGGCGGCGGGGGCCGCCGCGGCCTTCGCCCACGCCTTAAGCCCCTGGCTCGGCCTCCGGCGGGCGGGAAGCCTCCTCGCCCCCCTGGGCGTCCTCTTCGCCGTGGACCCGAGGCTCCTCCTCCTGGCGGGCCTTCCCGCCGGCGTCCTCCTCCTCGCCGGCCGCCAAGCCTACCCCGCCCTCCTCGCCTTCGCCCTGGCCCTGCCCCTCGCCGCCCTCCTCCTCGGCGGAGGACAAGCCCACCTGCTCTTTGCCCTCGCCCTCAGCCTGGCCCTCCTTTGGCCCCCCCGGTGA
- the coaD gene encoding pantetheine-phosphate adenylyltransferase: protein MHVVYPGSFDPLTNGHLDVIQRASRLFEKVTVAVLENPSKRGQYLFSAEERLAIIREATAHLANVEAATFSGLLVDFVRRVGAQAIVKGLRAVSDYEYELQMAHLNRQLYPGLETLFILAATRYSFVSSTMVKEIARYGGDVSKLVPPATLRALKAKFGR from the coding sequence ATGCACGTGGTCTACCCTGGGAGCTTTGACCCCCTGACCAACGGCCACCTGGACGTGATCCAGCGGGCGAGCCGGCTCTTTGAGAAGGTGACCGTGGCCGTCCTGGAGAACCCGAGCAAACGGGGCCAGTACCTCTTCAGCGCCGAGGAGCGCCTGGCCATCATTCGGGAGGCCACGGCCCACCTGGCCAACGTGGAGGCGGCCACCTTCTCCGGCCTCCTCGTGGACTTCGTGCGCCGGGTGGGGGCCCAGGCCATCGTGAAGGGGCTTAGGGCGGTGTCCGACTACGAGTACGAGCTCCAGATGGCCCACCTGAACCGCCAGCTCTACCCGGGCCTCGAGACCCTCTTCATCCTCGCCGCCACCCGCTACTCCTTCGTCTCCAGCACCATGGTCAAGGAGATCGCCCGCTATGGGGGGGACGTCTCCAAGCTCGTACCCCCGGCGACCCTTAGGGCCCTCAAGGCCAAGTTCGGCCGGTAG
- a CDS encoding RsmD family RNA methyltransferase, with protein MVRILGGKARGVALKVPASARPSPVRLRKALFDYLRLRYPRRGRFLDLFAGSGAVGLEAASEGWEAVLVEKDPEAVQLLKENVRRTGLGARVVALPVEVFLPEAKARGERFTVAFMAPPYAMDLAALFGELLASGLVEAGGLYVLQHPKDLYLPLGERRVYGENALTLVEV; from the coding sequence GTGGTGCGGATCTTGGGCGGCAAGGCCCGGGGCGTGGCCCTGAAGGTGCCCGCCTCGGCCCGTCCTTCCCCGGTGCGGCTGAGGAAGGCCCTCTTTGACTACCTCCGCCTCCGCTACCCGCGGCGGGGGCGCTTCCTGGACCTCTTCGCGGGGAGCGGGGCCGTGGGCCTCGAGGCCGCCAGCGAGGGTTGGGAGGCGGTGTTGGTGGAAAAGGACCCCGAGGCGGTCCAGCTCCTCAAGGAGAACGTGCGCCGCACGGGCCTCGGGGCCCGGGTGGTGGCCCTTCCGGTGGAGGTCTTCCTCCCCGAGGCCAAGGCCCGGGGGGAGCGGTTCACCGTGGCCTTCATGGCCCCGCCGTACGCCATGGACCTCGCCGCCCTCTTCGGCGAGCTTCTCGCAAGCGGCCTGGTGGAGGCGGGGGGGCTTTACGTCCTCCAGCACCCCAAGGACCTCTACCTCCCCTTAGGGGAGCGGCGGGTCTACGGGGAGAACGCCCTCACCCTGGTGGAGGTCTAG
- the amrB gene encoding AmmeMemoRadiSam system protein B, translating to MEGRLRLREPQITPVEGGFLVSDPYGVYEKPLALTEGGLFLLSLMEGRTLEEVQEEVFKRHGVLVPRKELEELAKALEEAGLLLTERVEARLREEEERLRRERPMRLAGLSYPKGEREARAFLEAFRASYPGEGREAKVLLMPHLEPSRVPEVYGAALAALEKTPPPERVYLVGVAHRPLKERAAALPVPFQTPFGPALPDLPALQALDALLPFELFNTPLAFREEHSLELPLFFLKGRFPEARVLPLLVGRRSPELGEALKVVLRDFPGLLVLAVDLSHVGPRFGDPPLTRPLAEEARRRDLGFLERIAEGAPEAALALLGENPTRIDGVEVVASLLPLLRGRRGEVLAHRLDLEAPTLSAVGAGTLVL from the coding sequence GTGGAAGGGAGGCTCAGGCTTCGGGAACCCCAGATCACCCCCGTTGAGGGGGGCTTTCTGGTCTCCGACCCCTACGGGGTCTACGAGAAGCCCCTGGCCCTCACCGAGGGCGGGCTTTTCCTCCTCTCCCTCATGGAGGGGAGGACCCTGGAGGAGGTGCAGGAGGAGGTGTTCAAGCGCCACGGGGTCCTGGTGCCGAGGAAGGAGCTGGAAGAGCTGGCGAAGGCCCTGGAGGAGGCGGGCCTCCTCCTCACGGAAAGGGTGGAGGCGAGGCTTAGGGAGGAGGAAGAGAGGCTCAGGCGGGAGCGGCCCATGCGCCTCGCCGGGCTTTCCTACCCCAAGGGAGAACGGGAGGCCCGGGCCTTCCTCGAGGCCTTCCGGGCGAGCTACCCGGGGGAAGGAAGGGAAGCGAAGGTCCTCCTCATGCCCCACCTGGAGCCAAGCCGGGTCCCCGAGGTCTACGGGGCGGCCCTCGCCGCCTTGGAGAAGACCCCGCCCCCTGAGCGCGTCTACCTGGTGGGGGTCGCCCACAGGCCGCTTAAGGAGAGGGCCGCCGCCCTTCCCGTGCCCTTCCAGACCCCCTTCGGCCCCGCCCTGCCGGACCTTCCCGCCCTCCAGGCCCTGGACGCCCTCCTTCCCTTTGAGCTCTTCAACACGCCCCTCGCCTTCCGGGAGGAGCACAGCCTGGAGCTTCCCCTCTTCTTCCTGAAGGGGCGGTTCCCCGAGGCCCGCGTCCTTCCCCTCCTCGTGGGGCGGCGAAGCCCGGAGCTCGGGGAGGCCCTCAAGGTGGTCCTGCGGGACTTCCCGGGGCTTCTCGTTCTCGCCGTGGACCTCTCCCACGTGGGGCCCCGCTTCGGGGACCCTCCCCTCACCCGCCCCCTGGCGGAGGAGGCGAGGCGGCGGGACCTGGGCTTCCTGGAACGGATCGCGGAAGGGGCGCCGGAGGCCGCCCTCGCCCTCCTCGGGGAAAACCCCACCCGCATAGACGGGGTGGAGGTGGTGGCAAGCCTCCTCCCCCTCCTCCGGGGAAGGAGGGGCGAGGTCCTGGCCCACCGCCTGGACCTCGAGGCCCCCACCCTAAGCGCCGTGGGGGCGGGGACCCTGGTCCTCTAA
- the rnr gene encoding ribonuclease R, protein MQEALLEFFKRTGRPHRLEEILHRFGLEKREAKAHLKALVERGLLEKKGSRYFLANRVQGPLSLHRDGYGFVRLPEGDLFIPPGYTQDAWPGDLVEARVMPPGRDGRPWGVVERVLKRARERLVGTLDFRKGCALLLPDEPNLPELPLAPEGLEGLKRGSRIVVQVHYGKRPYGTFLAYLGEGEAPETETEAVIAKYGLRAEFPEEVLREAEAIPLEIPEAELARREDFRGLRVFTIDGVDAKDFDDAIHVERLPGGYRIGVHIADVSHYVKEGSPLDQEAFLRGTSVYLPGRVLPMLPERLSNGVCSLRPGEDRLVLSVLVDLTEDLKVKRVRFREGVIRSVARLTYTEVEAFAEGFGLPEEHAFLAEDLRLLLDLTQRMREKRLKEGALDFGFPEVKVEVGEEGELHLIPQAEPKARSLIEELMLLANRLVAEYLVQKGLPGLFRVHEEPVQDAYEKLRQALARLGYTLPPKLSGHALQKALLASRGRPEEPVVAYLVLRSLRLARYAAENLGHFGLAMEHYLHFTSPIRRYPDLVVHRVLKAALRRTLTPARRARWQEAFPAIAEHASEMERKAEAAERELTKYYMAKWAELHVGERFLGKVTGVANFGAFVTLPNGVEGLVRLEALGPYTYSEEAMALLGPKGKRIRLGDEMEVVIAAANPRLRQVDLVPYVEAQGEVKTPGKRKKEKEEDMRKVVGPPKDRTRDTRPERATVNTIYFGEWTPKEPQESHPARTRARRKRRR, encoded by the coding sequence ATGCAGGAAGCGCTTTTGGAGTTTTTCAAGAGGACGGGAAGGCCGCACCGGCTGGAGGAGATCCTGCACCGGTTCGGCCTGGAGAAGCGGGAGGCCAAGGCCCACCTCAAGGCCTTGGTGGAGCGGGGGCTTCTGGAGAAGAAGGGAAGCCGGTACTTCCTGGCCAACCGGGTCCAGGGGCCCCTAAGCCTCCACCGGGACGGGTACGGCTTCGTCCGCCTCCCCGAGGGGGACCTCTTCATCCCCCCGGGGTACACCCAGGACGCCTGGCCGGGCGACCTGGTGGAGGCCCGCGTCATGCCCCCGGGGCGGGACGGGAGGCCTTGGGGGGTGGTGGAGCGGGTCCTCAAGCGGGCACGGGAGCGGCTCGTGGGGACCCTGGACTTCCGGAAAGGCTGCGCCCTTCTCCTCCCCGACGAGCCCAACCTCCCGGAGCTTCCCCTCGCCCCCGAGGGGCTTGAGGGCCTAAAGCGGGGAAGCCGCATCGTGGTCCAGGTCCACTACGGCAAGCGCCCCTACGGGACCTTCCTGGCGTACCTGGGGGAGGGGGAGGCCCCCGAGACGGAGACGGAGGCCGTCATCGCCAAGTACGGCCTCCGCGCCGAGTTCCCCGAGGAGGTGCTGAGGGAGGCGGAGGCCATCCCCCTGGAGATCCCCGAGGCGGAGCTTGCGAGGCGGGAGGACTTCAGGGGCCTTCGCGTCTTCACCATAGACGGGGTGGACGCCAAGGACTTTGACGACGCCATCCACGTGGAGCGCCTGCCCGGGGGCTACCGCATCGGGGTCCACATCGCCGACGTCTCCCACTACGTGAAGGAGGGAAGCCCCCTGGACCAGGAGGCCTTCTTGAGGGGCACCAGCGTCTACCTCCCGGGGCGGGTCCTCCCCATGCTTCCCGAAAGGCTTTCCAACGGGGTCTGCTCCTTGAGGCCGGGGGAGGACCGCCTGGTCCTCTCCGTCCTCGTGGACCTCACGGAGGACCTAAAGGTCAAGCGGGTCCGCTTCCGGGAAGGGGTCATCCGGAGCGTGGCCCGCCTCACCTACACCGAGGTGGAGGCCTTCGCCGAGGGGTTCGGCCTTCCCGAGGAGCACGCCTTCCTGGCGGAGGACCTGAGGCTCCTTCTGGACCTCACCCAGAGGATGCGGGAGAAGCGCCTAAAGGAGGGCGCCTTGGACTTCGGCTTCCCCGAGGTGAAGGTGGAGGTGGGGGAAGAGGGGGAGCTCCACCTCATCCCCCAGGCGGAGCCCAAGGCCCGAAGCCTCATTGAGGAGCTGATGCTCCTCGCCAACCGGCTGGTGGCGGAGTACCTGGTGCAAAAGGGCCTTCCCGGCCTCTTCCGCGTCCACGAGGAGCCGGTCCAGGACGCCTACGAGAAGCTCCGCCAGGCCCTGGCCCGCCTGGGCTATACCCTCCCCCCCAAGCTTTCCGGCCACGCCCTGCAAAAGGCCCTCCTCGCCTCGCGGGGCCGCCCGGAGGAGCCCGTGGTGGCCTACCTCGTCCTCCGCTCCTTGCGCCTCGCCCGCTACGCCGCGGAGAACCTGGGCCACTTCGGCCTCGCCATGGAGCACTACCTGCACTTCACGAGCCCCATCCGCCGCTACCCGGACCTGGTGGTCCACCGGGTGCTCAAGGCCGCCCTGCGCCGCACCCTCACCCCGGCGCGGAGGGCGCGGTGGCAAGAGGCCTTTCCCGCCATCGCCGAGCACGCCTCGGAGATGGAAAGGAAGGCGGAGGCCGCCGAGAGGGAGCTCACCAAGTACTACATGGCCAAGTGGGCCGAGCTCCACGTGGGGGAGCGCTTTTTGGGGAAGGTCACGGGGGTGGCGAACTTCGGGGCCTTCGTGACCCTGCCCAACGGGGTGGAGGGCCTGGTGCGCCTCGAGGCCCTGGGGCCTTACACCTACAGCGAGGAGGCCATGGCCCTCCTCGGCCCCAAGGGGAAGAGGATCCGCCTGGGGGACGAGATGGAGGTGGTCATCGCCGCCGCCAACCCCAGGCTTCGCCAGGTGGACCTGGTGCCCTACGTGGAAGCCCAAGGAGAGGTCAAGACCCCAGGCAAAAGGAAGAAGGAAAAGGAGGAGGATATGCGCAAAGTGGTAGGACCCCCCAAGGACAGGACCCGGGACACCCGTCCCGAACGGGCCACGGTGAACACCATCTACTTCGGCGAGTGGACCCCCAAGGAGCCCCAAGAGTCCCACCCGGCGAGGACCCGGGCCCGCAGGAAGCGGCGCCGCTAA
- the coaE gene encoding dephospho-CoA kinase (Dephospho-CoA kinase (CoaE) performs the final step in coenzyme A biosynthesis.) — protein MADQPEHPIIIGITGNIGSGKSTVAALLRAWGYPVLDLDALAARARENKEAELRRLFPEAFPEGRLDRRALARLVFSDPEKLKALEAVVHPEVGRLLGEELSRLEAPLVFLEVPLLFEKGWEGRLHGTLLVTAPLEVRVRRVMARSGLSREEVLARERAQMPEEEKRRRATWVLENTGSLEDLERALKAVLAQLTGGAKGGPG, from the coding sequence ATGGCGGATCAGCCGGAGCACCCCATCATTATCGGCATCACCGGGAACATCGGCAGCGGCAAGAGCACCGTGGCCGCCCTCCTCAGGGCCTGGGGCTATCCCGTCTTGGACCTGGACGCCCTCGCCGCCCGGGCCCGGGAGAACAAGGAGGCGGAGCTTAGGCGCCTCTTCCCCGAGGCCTTCCCGGAAGGGCGCCTGGACCGGAGGGCCCTCGCCCGGCTCGTCTTTTCCGACCCGGAGAAGCTCAAGGCCCTCGAGGCCGTGGTCCACCCGGAGGTGGGCCGGCTTCTTGGGGAGGAGCTTTCCCGCCTCGAGGCCCCCCTCGTCTTCCTGGAGGTCCCCCTCCTCTTTGAGAAGGGGTGGGAGGGGAGGCTCCACGGAACCCTCTTGGTGACGGCCCCCTTGGAGGTGCGGGTGAGGCGGGTGATGGCCCGCTCGGGGCTTTCCCGGGAGGAGGTCCTGGCCCGGGAGCGGGCCCAGATGCCCGAGGAGGAGAAGCGCAGGCGGGCCACCTGGGTCTTGGAGAACACGGGGAGCCTCGAGGACCTGGAAAGGGCCTTGAAGGCGGTCCTGGCCCAGCTCACCGGGGGGGCCAAAGGAGGGCCAGGCTGA
- a CDS encoding HD domain-containing protein, whose amino-acid sequence MDFPFYTPKDAFPVGGAVRDLLLGRRPKDLDYAALDPQKAAEEAQRRLGGSLFPLDPERGHFRLVVGERTLDFTPLEGTPEGDLLRRDYRLNALLWKGGAVFGLEGVEEDLRRRLLVPVREENLYQDHLRSLRGVRLSATLGFGLPRRTREALGRHARFLQAHPEAIPARERVREELARLLLSPKAAYGLRLLERVGLLGVYLPELALLVGLHQGGVHHLPVWEHTLSVVFHLLWLWPEAPLEARLAALFHDVGKPLTRRFDPEVGRFRFLGHAEVGAEIARASLLWLRFPKEAVERVAGLVRRHMDRPPEERKALRRFLLKRQDLLPDLVYLMAADRLAAKGVEAEAWEVLGRYGEALKDPLPQRPLLSGEEVMALLGLREGPEVGRALKALLEAQAEGRVGTEEEARAFLLYWKGGREAQASGTPDHPR is encoded by the coding sequence ATGGACTTCCCCTTTTATACCCCCAAGGACGCCTTCCCCGTGGGCGGGGCGGTGCGGGACCTCCTCCTGGGAAGGCGCCCCAAGGACCTGGACTACGCCGCCTTGGACCCGCAAAAGGCGGCCGAGGAGGCGCAAAGGCGCCTCGGGGGAAGCCTCTTTCCCCTGGACCCCGAGCGGGGCCACTTCCGCCTGGTGGTGGGGGAAAGGACCCTGGACTTCACCCCCTTGGAGGGAACCCCGGAAGGGGACCTCCTCCGGCGGGACTACCGCCTAAACGCCCTCCTCTGGAAGGGGGGCGCGGTCTTCGGCCTAGAGGGGGTGGAGGAGGACCTGAGGCGGCGCCTCCTCGTCCCCGTGCGGGAGGAAAACCTCTACCAGGACCACCTCCGGAGCCTCCGGGGGGTGCGCCTTTCCGCCACCTTGGGCTTCGGGCTTCCCCGGAGGACCCGGGAGGCCCTTGGCCGCCACGCCCGGTTCCTCCAGGCCCACCCCGAGGCCATTCCCGCGCGGGAGCGGGTGAGGGAGGAGCTTGCGCGGCTCCTCCTCTCCCCAAAGGCGGCCTACGGCCTCCGCCTTCTGGAGAGGGTGGGGCTCCTTGGGGTCTACCTCCCCGAGCTCGCCCTCCTCGTGGGCCTCCACCAAGGCGGGGTGCACCACCTCCCCGTTTGGGAGCACACCTTGAGCGTGGTCTTCCACCTCCTCTGGCTCTGGCCCGAGGCCCCCCTCGAGGCCCGCCTCGCCGCCCTCTTCCACGACGTGGGCAAGCCCCTCACCCGCCGCTTTGACCCCGAGGTGGGCCGCTTCCGCTTCCTGGGCCACGCCGAGGTGGGGGCGGAGATCGCCCGGGCAAGCCTCCTTTGGCTCCGCTTCCCCAAGGAGGCGGTGGAGCGGGTGGCGGGCCTCGTGCGCCGCCACATGGACCGCCCCCCCGAGGAGAGGAAGGCCCTCCGCCGCTTCCTCCTGAAGCGCCAGGACCTCCTCCCCGACCTCGTCTACCTCATGGCGGCGGACCGCCTGGCGGCGAAGGGCGTGGAGGCCGAGGCCTGGGAGGTGCTCGGGCGCTACGGGGAGGCCCTGAAAGACCCCCTGCCGCAAAGGCCCCTCCTCTCCGGGGAGGAGGTGATGGCCCTTCTGGGCCTGCGGGAAGGCCCCGAGGTGGGAAGGGCCCTGAAGGCCCTCCTCGAGGCCCAGGCGGAGGGCCGGGTGGGGACCGAGGAGGAGGCCCGGGCCTTTCTCCTATATTGGAAGGGTGGAAGGGAGGCTCAGGCTTCGGGAACCCCAGATCACCCCCGTTGA